The nucleotide window CTCTACCAGGCCGCTGGCGCCTCCTACCCCTGCGCTTATCGAATTGCCAACATGTCCCGTGTGTCTGGAGCGTATGGATGAGACCACCGGCTTGCTGACTATCATATGTCAGCATGTCTTTCACTGCACATGTCTACAGAAGTGGAAAGGAAGTGGCTGCCCCGTATGTCGATACACACAAGACGACATCCGGCGGAACAGTCAAGCCGCATTATACGATGATGAACCAGCCGAGTGCAGCGTGTGTCACTCGGACATTAACCTCTGGATCTGCCTCATTTGCGGAAATGTCGGCTGTGGACGCTATGACGGGGCTCATGCATTTGCGCATTACAAGGAAACGGCGCATGCCTTTGCAATGGATCTCTCTACGCAGCGCGTCTGGGACTACGTCGGCGATGCCTATGTGCACCGCATCATCCAAAGCAAAACCGACGGCAAGCTCGTGGAACTTCCAGCAGCCGACAACAGTGCGCTCGACCCACCCGACTGGACAGACGCCGTTCCGcgggagaagctggagaacATGAGCGTGGAATATACCCATCTACTTACTAGTCAACTTGAAAGCCAACGGGCCTACTTCGAAGAGGTAGTCGAGCGTGCCGTGGACAAAGCATCTCAAGCCAGTGCCGCTGCCTCTTCCGCGCAGGACGCAGTCGAGAAAGCCACCGCCAGCTTGAAGAGCCTGCAGGCGCAATATGACACCCTGACTAGCGAGATTATCCCCGGGCTGGAGCGCGATAAGGCGCGGGCCGAGAAGCGCGCGGAGAAGTTCGAGACGATGACGCGcaagatggagaaagagtggcgagaagagaagacgaTGAATGAGAATCTCATTGAACGGGTTGAGCTTTTGAAGTCCGAGGTGGAGAGTCTGAAGCTTGCGAATGCGGATTTGACGGAGCAGAACCGGGACCTCACTTTCTTTATCAGCGGGTCGGCGCGACTGCAGGATCAGGGCGATGATGTGGTGCAGGGAACAGTCAGTGTTCCTGAACcggagaagccgaagaagaaggggaaggggaggaagaagtgatTGAGGGGGGATCTTATCCTAGGCTCGCCGGTTCGAGTCGATGGATCAGCATGCAGCAGGTCTATTGATACAACACAATCCACGTATATCACTACATTAGTATAACAGCACCAATGCAAGAAAGAAGCTAATGCACTGAAACACCTATCTAATGCTATGACAGTAACTCAAGCACTGCATCTATAGATACATATCGTACACCACCCTGGCACCTAGTAGTAATATACAatcccacctcctcaacaactTCCTACTTCCTACTACGTAGTAAGATTACTCCCCCTTCCTAACCGCCCAAAAATAATTCCCCCAACTCTCCGACCCCTTCACCAacttccaccccaacccagGAAAATACACCACACCTTCACACCTCCACCTCGCCCCCTCCAACGCCTCACTACCCCCCCTCACAGccctcccatccacccccctcatcaACCCCTCCTGCACCCACCCCTCCAACTCCCCGGGATTCACAAATTTCTTCCACTCATGCGTCCCCCTCGGCACGACACCAATCGGCCACGGCGCCTCCGCCACAACCTGATTAACCAGCCACGAGGGAAATGTCCTCGCGATCGTCGACCCAATCAACCATCCGCCCGGCTTCACCATAGATAGACAATTCGACAGGAAACTCTGCGGTGTGATCGACCCGGGGATATTATCGATATGCTCGAGCACTTCGAAGAGAGTCACGATGTCGAATCTCCTCTCTTCGGGCTGTAATGTGGGGATGAACTCCTCCAACGACGCATTCACGTACTTGAACCGCCCGCTATCCAGGTGCGCTTGCACGGACGGGTCGAGACGTGCATGGTCCCGTGCGATCTTGATCAGCGTGGGGCTGGGGTCCAGGGCTGTTATGCTGGCCGCGCGGGTGCGTGTCAGAGAAGTACCACCACTAGTAGCTTCTGATGATgcagaaggtgaagaggctGGGATGATTGTGCGCGCTAGTGACTCGGCGAAGATACCCCCTCCGCAGCCGATGTCGAGATATCGGAGGTTGTTTCTGTTGTGGGTGTTGGCGGGGTCCAtgggtgaggatggcgtCGTGCTGCTTATCGGGGTGGATTCGGCGAGGCAGGAGGCGATGAAGTCGTGGCGGACGGGGTTCATGAGGTGCAGGACGCGGGAAGGGCCTTGAGGATCCCACCATGATgtggcgagggaggagaagtgGGATAGTTCGTTggcggagacggaggagtGGTGTCGTGTTTGGGATTTGGGGACGGttgtggtgggagtggtggtggtgagggcgcGGAGGGTGCGGAGGagggtcgtggtggtggttgaggttggtgttgggcGGAGCATTTTGGCAACCGGGTTGGATTTGGTTGTGTTGGATTGCGAGTATTTTGTAGATTGGTTTGTTCGGAGGTTTTTGAGGTATGGTGGTTGTATTTTGGGTGGTAGGGTGGGACTGGCGGGTGGTGTTAGTTGGGATTTCGTTGTAATTGCATGAAATATATTGGTATATACCTAGGGGAATGTGTTGGACGCGCCGCGCATCGTCAATGGCAGATCAATCAAGCTGAATTAGCTGCAGCGCTGGTCTGGCAGAATTGAAGCCGAAAGTTGCGATATTGCGGATGCGGATGTTGTTTCGGGGAAAACAAACATGCCAAGGCTGGGTGTTTGTTTggttctgtctgtctgtctgtctgccaggcaggcaggcaggtaCTGCTTACTACTCACATTTAGATTTGTTTGGAGGCCTGTTTGCTGTTTGCTCGCAAGAATGATCGCATCAAATATGATAGATCAACTCTCTTGATCAGATACAATGTCTTATGTCTGGAATACATCCTCGGCTGCTTTCCGTGCATCGTGGCGTGCTGCATTGCCCATCCTCATATTGTATATATCGCGCACAGCAAATTGAGGCGATCAGGCTACCAACTTCTACTGTTTGCCTGCTACGATGGCTGActtgcttacttacttacttacttaacCATAATACAATAACTGTACCTCCCACAAGGTACCAGTACAACATCCACCGCGTACAATACTGCTTGCTCCaaatgagagagagagaagaaaagaaaaaagcgaaaaaatcaaaaagagaAATGTGGCACCTCAATATACACAGCACAACAATACTTATTGCTAATAGAATATTCCCTcacattctttcttccttttcttttcccccccgtcacgaacaacaacaaacggAGAATCCACAATCTCCCAAACACAGAATAAAACTCCGTCGGTGAACCATGATTCCAGCCAACTAACTGAACTAGTTTTCATTCCCCACTTAAGGGAGTTGTTCTACGTGTCTTCTGGAAGCATACTCTATCCATACCTGTCGAGTTCTCGACGTTTTTATGGAGTCTACCTAATTTGTTAGTTGGTTAGTACGTGGTGTTGCTAGTCAGGGTTATGGGGCCGGCGGTCTGGGCcaattttccttttccttttccttttcctttctgtGCCGTACGTAGTCTagtacagtaagtagtactccgtagcttGATGGATTCTGGTTTTCATTGGGGGTTTTCTGTTGCTCCAATTcagagggagggatgggataGGATCCAGAtggttggttagtttggtccatcttatttttttcttccttcttgttttgtcttgtcttgtcccgTCTCTTCTCGCCTCTCTATcccttatttttcttttctcctggtTTTGTTGTATTGTATGTCTCATTAAGAATTGATAACTACTAGCTGAATAATAAATGACAAACCATGGGATAGTTCTAGGTTCTCTCATTACGAAAGAGAAATGAATCATCAGCCGCCCTTTTCCTTCTGTGTAGATACTCTCGACTTACCCGGTGCGGTTTAAGCTATATGTTAGTATAGTTTAAACATTAAGCACTACTCTGTTATTCCCTTACCCTAACAGACTAGTCAGCTTAGTCTCGGGACGGGACTCGTTTTCATGATGCCGGTGAAGATCATGATGAGCGTGCACTATCTGCGTAGAGTTAAGTCTGAGTTggtttgtctgtctgtcttgctTTCTGGGCGGGATTGATTCTTGGGGTTGTCGATCAGGAAATGGAACCGGCtagagaaggggagggaagggggggaaggtggAAAATGGGGCATGGTGGTTGCCACTATGACTGCTATGGTATGGAGAAAAATACTCCTAGTTTGTATGGAGTAGCTCCATATTGGTGGTTAGTACTTCGTAGTAGTGTCGGGGAAAATAAGGAtacgatgatggtgatggtgatgatgcggTGTAGTACACAGCAGTATGTGTGTGACTGACGGAGTAAAGTAATACGCGTTATATACCGAGTTGGGATGGATGACATGGTGCTAAGAAGGTGAAAGTGGTGGTTGGTAATCGGATGCTCTCCGTAAGTACTaagttcttcttgttctgccatctctcttcccctaTCCGATGGAaaacggaagaagaggtcgAATTCGGCTGTGACGACAATGGTCgtactgcagctgcagctcctcaAACTACATAGTAAGTACACTAGTAGGGTAAAAGAGAAACAGTGGCGACATAGGAAAAGATAATGGGATTCAAAAAAACTTAACTTAAATCCTCCCCATGCATCTGCGCGTTGACCCCGAGGCTGACAATATGTGATTGTC belongs to Aspergillus luchuensis IFO 4308 DNA, chromosome 3, nearly complete sequence and includes:
- the COQ3 gene encoding 3-demethylubiquinone-9 3-methyltransferase (BUSCO:EOG09263SZM;~COG:H;~EggNog:ENOG410PG9Z;~InterPro:IPR029063,IPR010233;~PFAM:PF13649,PF13489,PF08242,PF08241,PF13847;~go_function: GO:0008425 - 2-polyprenyl-6-methoxy-1,4-benzoquinone methyltransferase activity [Evidence IEA];~go_process: GO:0006744 - ubiquinone biosynthetic process [Evidence IEA]); this encodes MLRPTPTSTTTTTLLRTLRALTTTTPTTTVPKSQTRHHSSVSANELSHFSSLATSWWDPQGPSRVLHLMNPVRHDFIASCLAESTPISSTTPSSPMDPANTHNRNNLRYLDIGCGGGIFAESLARTIIPASSPSASSEATSGGTSLTRTRAASITALDPSPTLIKIARDHARLDPSVQAHLDSGRFKYVNASLEEFIPTLQPEERRFDIVTLFEVLEHIDNIPGSITPQSFLSNCLSMVKPGGWLIGSTIARTFPSWLVNQVVAEAPWPIGVVPRGTHEWKKFVNPGELEGWVQEGLMRGVDGRAVRGGSEALEGARWRCEGVVYFPGLGWKLVKGSESWGNYFWAVRKGE